A genomic region of Rhipicephalus sanguineus isolate Rsan-2018 chromosome 3, BIME_Rsan_1.4, whole genome shotgun sequence contains the following coding sequences:
- the LOC119386192 gene encoding uncharacterized protein LOC119386192, translated as MALHDLKEQLIRFKTSCTPALLISLDFHGAFDSVWHPYVLRYFRERLLHSKLYHLLRTFLEGRTVFLRSHAGQVEATPSLGSPQGSPLSPLLWNVVIDDLLSLRMPRGVTIHAYADDTVILVPAVTTTALSERALEVLRRVQVWADSVKVRLNPDKTFCVLFHAGLRGGARTRITVRPPGAQTALAFKDSLRILGVVFDARLSFFKHADYLRDKVTTLTARVAAFYAMQGSRVRPTHKTLLYRQVILPALTYASPIWWSESRVDCRLYARMVSIQRVVLLAITGAFRTTNTAALQVLMHAAPIDLELERLNAEFRLFALRRHVAFGSLRYRPQWVALPHKDVVPHPSLPAVAPFRRLSCRAARNFCRAPGVHIYTDGSYTSLSAGAAYVVLDPNPSIMRVGRFRLLHATSAYAAEVVALIEALRHVLEARYTIRVAIYTDCLSVLQALASPQNVEPHVMEIRQLLTTIRRRSPVHLYHVPAHSGVFGNEIADYLSQRATRVGLLRRLPSPFRAIRRQFRQELLTLWSDRWRADFRRTELYRWVQDLRALPAFFPPPQPLVTLLTGHGRFPQYFYRFGLMRYPRCPCGAYSVDMSHVLHACAITAPYTSRIRPQEALSSGRYAEVLQSPYNRALLIRAVRALSEAIPHVSP; from the coding sequence ATGGCTCTTCACGACCTCAAGGAGCAGCTCATTCGTTTTAAAACCAGCTGTACGCCCGCTCTTTTGATCTCCCTCGACTTCCACGGAGCCTTTGACAGCGTGTGGCACCCGTACGTCCTCCGGTACTTCCGTGAGCGCTTGCTACACAGCAAGTTATACCACCTGCTCCGAACATTTCTGGAGGGTCGTACGGTGTTCTTACGCTCGCACGCGGGTCAGGTCGAGGCTACCCCGTCGCTGGGTAGTCCTCAGGGTTCCCCATTATCCCCACTCCTGTGGAACGTCGTCATAGACGACCTCCTCTCCTTACGGATGCCGCGCGGAGTCACCATACACGCGTACGCCGACGACACTGTTATCCTTGTTCCGGCCGTCACTACCACCGCGCTCTCGGAGCGTGCCTTGGAGGTCCTTCGGCGCGTCCAAGTCTGGGCTGACTCCGTCAAAGTGCGGCTCAACCCGGACAAGACCTTCTGTGTCCTTTTTCACGCTGGCCTCAGGGGCGGGGCGCGAACGCGCATCACGGTGCGTCCCCCTGGCGCGCAGACCGCTCTCGCTTTTAAGGACTCTTTAAGGATACTTGGCGTGGTCTTCGACGCCCGACTTTCATTCTTCAAACACGCCGACTACCTGCGTGACAAGGTCACTACCTTGACGGCGAGAGTCGCCGCATTTTACGCCATGCAAGGATCGCGTGTTCGTCCTACCCACAAGACTCTCTTGTACCGCCAGGTCATTCTACCAGCATTGACCTATGCCAGTCCCATCTGGTGGAGCGAGTCGCGAGTTGACTGCCGCCTATACGCCCGGATGGTCTCCATCCAACGCGTTGTGCTTTTGGCTATAACAGGCGCCTTCCGTACCACCAACACAGCAGCGCTGCAGGTTTTAATGCACGCCGCTCCTATCGATTTGGAACTTGAGCGTCTCAACGCTGAGTTTCGACTCTTCGCGCTGAGGCGTCATGTCGCCTTTGGCTCGCTGCGCTATCGCCCGCAATGGGTTGCGCTACCCCATAAGGATGTGGTGCCTCATCCTTCGCTACCAGCCGTTGCCCCGTTCAGGCGACTGTCGTGCCGTGCCGCCCGCAACTTCTGTCGCGCTCCCGGCGTCCATATCTACACGGACGGGTCGTACACCAGCCTATCTGCGGGGGCGGCTTACGTGGTCCTGGACCCTAACCCCTCCATCATGCGGGTCGGCAGGTTTCGGCTGCTTCATGCCACGTCGGCGTATGCGGCTGAAGTGGTCGCCCTCATCGAGGCTCTGCGGCATGTGTTGGAAGCGCGTTACACGATACGCGTAGCCATTTACACCGACTGCTTGTCGGTGCTTCAGGCGCTCGCTTCCCCCCAGAACGTGGAGCCCCACGTTATGGAGATACGCCAGCTCCTTACCACCATCCGCCGGCGTTCTCCCGTCCACTTGTATCACGTGCCGGCTCACTCGGGCGTCTTCGGTAACGAGATAGCCGACTACCTATCTCAACGGGCGACGCGCGTCGGCCTCCTCCGCCGATTGCCCTCGCCTTTCAGGGCCATTCGCCGACAGTTCCGACAGGAACTTTTAACACTCTGGTCGGATCGCTGGCGTGCGGACTTCCGACGCACTGAGCTGTACCGTTGGGTACAAGACTTACGTGCTTTACCCGCCTTCTTCCCACCGCCTCAGCCCTTAGTAACACTACTCACGGGACACGGCCGTTTTCCGCAGTACTTTTACCGCTTCGGCCTCATGCGGTATCCCCGTTGTCCGTGCGGCGCCTACAGCGTTGACATGTCCCATGTGTTGCACGCCTGTGCTATAACGGCACCTTATACTTCTCGCATCAGGCCACAAGAGGCTCTCTCCTCTGGGCGTTATGCGGAAGTGCTGCAAAGCCCTTATAACCGCGCCTTGCTGATCCGCGCGGTTCGCGCGCTCAGTGAGGCAATTCCTCATGTCTCGCCGTAA